TTATGAACTTTGTCGTCTGAAGCATGGCTGGGTAAAAGAAGCGAACGCGACTCGGGGAAAATGCTGGAATTCCAGCCATGGGTTGAGAATGATTAAAATATGGACTGACCAACCCTGGGAACCATCCAGCGATTCAACCCGCCGCGTCGATAGGAATCTGCGGTGTTGACTTTTCCAACATGGCAGGTCACGGTGAGACGTTGAAGATCGAATGGTCTTCAGAAATCGACAAATCCTTTTCCAACCCAACGGTAGTCGTCTTCTCCATTCTCACGTTTAACAAGGGACGCTCTTTGGCGATGACGGATTCGAATCATGAAGTCGACCGAATTCTACAAAGAGTTCGCGACGGCGATCGACAATCTTTAGCGTTGCTGTTTTCCCAGCATCGAGACCGATTGTGGAACATGGTCAATATTCGGATCGATCGACGGCTAAGAGGTCGAGTGGATCCGGACGATGTGTTGCAAGAAGCCTATTTAGACGCAGCGGACCGAGTCGACCAATTCATCGTCGATCATTCGGGATCATTTTTTGTCTGGTTGCGTTTGATCGTGAACCAAACGCTGGTGAACGTTCATCGTCGACATTTAGGCGCGAAGATGCGTGATGCGAAGCGAGATATTTCGATTCATGCAGGCCAACATCAACAAGCGGCATCAACGTCCCTGGCGTTACAACTGCTGGGACACTTGACCACGCCCAGCCAGGCGGCCGTTCGTGAAGAAACGGCTCGCAAACTGGAGGAAGTAATCGAAGGACTGGAGCCCATCGATCGCGAGGTACTTGTGTTACGTCACTTTGAACAATTAACCAACAGCGAGGTCGCCGAGACTCTAGAAATCCAACAGAAGGCTGCGAGCATTCGTTACATTCGTGCGTTAAAGCGATTGCGCGACAAGCTTTCTGAGGTTCCAGGCATGGCTACGGAGTGGTTATCCTAAAGCACCGAATCCTACCTAAACAAACGTCATGAACAAACGAACCGACAAACCTGCAAAGCCACAATCCGCCCCTAGCGAAATCACCGCAGAAAACCCGCATCGCGACCCGGTGGAGGAACTGGCAGCGGAATTCGTCGAACTTCGTCGCGATGGTGATCGAATAACGATCGATGATTTTGCGAAGGCACATCCCGATTTTGCAGAAGAAATTCGGGAGTTGTTTCCAGCAATTGTGGCGATGGAACGCTTAAATCGCCGAGTCCAACATGATTCGCGCCCGCTTGTATGCAAACAAGAAATCAATGTCGAACGGCTGGGTGATTTTCGAGTCATTGGAGAAATTGCCCGCGGTGGAATGGGCATCGTCTACGAAGCCGAACAGGTCAGCCTTGGTCGTCGAGTTGCTGTCAAAGTGCTGCCTAAGCAAGCCTTACGCGGCGAAAAAGATGTACAACGATTTCACCGAGAAGCTCAGACCTCTTCCAAGCTCCATCACACCAATATCGTTCCCGTATTCGGTGTTGGTGAGCAGGACGGCATGCATTACATCGTGATGCAGTGCATTCAGGGGGTCGGCCTGGACGAAATCATCTCCGAATTAAAACGGTTAATGCTTGGCTCCACCGGCACGCCAAGCCAGCAGGCCGATTTCGATGACGCACGATCCAGCTATGTGAAACGAAACGCGGCAGCTTTATTGAGCGAAAAACTTCGTCACGATTCGCTGACTTC
The sequence above is drawn from the Pirellulaceae bacterium genome and encodes:
- a CDS encoding sigma-70 family RNA polymerase sigma factor, translated to MAGHGETLKIEWSSEIDKSFSNPTVVVFSILTFNKGRSLAMTDSNHEVDRILQRVRDGDRQSLALLFSQHRDRLWNMVNIRIDRRLRGRVDPDDVLQEAYLDAADRVDQFIVDHSGSFFVWLRLIVNQTLVNVHRRHLGAKMRDAKRDISIHAGQHQQAASTSLALQLLGHLTTPSQAAVREETARKLEEVIEGLEPIDREVLVLRHFEQLTNSEVAETLEIQQKAASIRYIRALKRLRDKLSEVPGMATEWLS